The DNA segment ACGTTAATGACTTGCTGAGTCGAAAAGGCGATACCATGTAGATAGTTTTTAAGAGACTCATTAATGGTCGTGTCAATGATATCGTAACTAGCATCTACCGCTTTATGAAAGATCGCATCGGTGGCGCTGTGTAAGCGTTTTTCTACGTTATAGAATTGGCTGACTGTGTATCCGATAGCAATCACTATTACAATTGAAAGCAATACAATTGGCAGTATAGATAACGGCTTTTTCTTCATGGGAAATAGGCTTACATGGCGGCATTAATGAGGCAAAAGGATAGCATGCTGACTCTATTTTGTACGTGGCGAGATCAAAAATATTTGAATATTTAACTGATAAGTTGAGATTTGTGAATCCCCGAGCACAAAAGGGCTGAGCTCGGGGAAGATGAAGTATTACTCCGCTTTATCTTTGGTTGAAACCGATAAGTCTTGCGCATTGGATGTGTGCAAATGAACATCTTGTTGAGGATATGGGAATACAATGCCGTGTTCGTCAAAGCGTAGTTTAACTTCGCGGGTGGTATCCCATAACACATCCACATAATCGTCGGTTCTTACCCAAGGGCGAACAATAAATCTGACTGAAGAATCGTCTAATGCGCTGACTCGAATAATTGGCGCTGGGGTTTTTAATACTCGCTCATCGGCGGCAAGAATGTCTTCGAACAGTTTTTCAACTTTCGGCACCGACTCTTTGTAGCCAACGCGGAAGACCATATCGACACGGCGCACTTTTTCGTAAGTACGGTTGATGATCACTTCCATCCAAATCTTAGAGTTCGGAACTAAGAGCACTTCGTTATCAAAAGTGCGAATAGTGGTATTCACCAAACTGACATCATTGACGGTACCTTCAACACCTGCGGCGTTAATCCAGTCGCCTTCATCGAAAGGTCGGTAAATCAGCAGCATCATGCCGGATGCAAAGTTTGAAAGGGTATCTTGCAGTGCAAAACCAATGATAATACCGGCCACACCAAGACCTGCAATCACCGGTGTGAGGTCCAAGCCAACTTGCGCTAAAGCTATCAATAATGCCACGCAGAAGATGATTTTGACTGACATCGACAAAATAAACTGCTGCATTAAGTTGCTCAGTTTGAGGTGGGGCGCTTTGACTGCCTTTTTAAGGATATGGTGAACCACCTGAGCAAATACACGTGCAATAGCCATGATCAGCACAAACATAAAGACATTAAGTAGCATGTTTGGGCTGCTTTTCATGAACCAAGCTTTAAATTGAGTAAACCAACTTATCAAGGTGGATTTCATCACGCCCCAAGTCAAAATATCGTGAGTGATATCGCCAGTAGCCACAAAGAGTTTTTGGCGAAATTGCACCGTATCAATATCAAGAGAGTCAGCCGTATCTGCTAAACGAGATAAGCCTTTACTGTATGTATCAATATCGCGTTGTAGATAGGATATTTCCAGTTTGAGTTGCGAAGCTTGATCGGTCGGTAAACCTTCAAGCTGGCCTTGCAATGAATCACGGTGTGTTAATGAGTAATTGAGCGCAGCGGAAGTAAATTGGGTTAATTCTTGCAGTTTATCTTTAAAGGCGCTCAACGGCTCTTGTACATCATTACCCAACTTTCGTAGCCATGCGTAGTTTTGGTATTGCTCAGCATATAAATTGGCTTGTGCGATACGCAGTTCATTTAATGGGATCTGCTTTAATAAGCGGTCTTCTTTGCTCGCTTGTTCAATATCCGTTTGTAAGGTATCGAGCTTTTTTTCGACATAGGAAAGGTAGAACTGATAATACTGAGTCTGTAATTGAAGTTGATGGCTTAAAAATTCAACATCCGGATCATCTTGCTCTACGGCAGCACGCAAAACCTTACGCAGGTTTTCGTTGGTGTTATAGATTTCAAGCTGAACAATGGCTAAGCGGTCGCCTTTTAATGTTCTCGCTTTATCTGCCAGCACTTTCATATTGTCACTGATCTGAGTGATTTCAGACTGGCTTAAGGTTTCGACTTTTTCAGTCGGTTTTGACTTGGCTGAATCTTCTTGCGCGAAAGAGAAGCTTGAAAACGAAAGCAAACAGATGAGCAAAAAACTTAAATATTTTCGCATGGTTACACCACTTTTGTTGGTGGGTTTTAATTCGTCTTTACCATTATTACTGACTCAATATGAAACGCAACCGTCCTGATGGTTTGCTGACGTTTTGACAGTAAATTTATTTATTCTAATCACAAAATTTTCTCGTTGGACTATGCTCAGCTTTTATAAGTTAATGCGCGTGAACTAGCGCACACTTGGTGCAGAATCAGTGTGATAACTTATTGATTAAATATGGAAATCCCTTTTCAACGAGAGGAAATGATGTGGAAAATTCTTTGAACTTAGAACAAATTCGAGCCAACTACAACGTTCGTCACTGGAGCCAAGGCTTCTACGGTATTAATGATGCTGGGGAAATGACGGTATCACCGCGCCCGGGCCAAGAAGATATTCAAGTGCCATTAAGTGCGATTGTTAAGCAAATGGAAGCGCGAAATTTAACGCTGCCTGCTTTGGTTCGTTTTCCACAAATCCTGCATCAACGCGTTCACAACGTGTGCGATGCGTTTAATCAAGCGATTGAAGAATACAACTACAGTAACCGCTACTTGTTGGTCTACCCAATTAAAGTTAACCAACAAAAAGAAGTGGTGGATGAAATTTTAGCCAGCCAAAAAGAGCTTGAGCAAAAGCAACTTGGCTTAGAAGCCGGCAGTAAGCCAGAGCTACTTGCGGTATTAGCCTTGGCGCAACAAGCCAGCTCTGTGATTGTATGTAACGGCTACAAAGACCGTGAATATATTCGCTTGGCATTAATTGGTGAAAAACTTGGCCATAAAGTATTCATTGTTTTAGAAAAACTGTCTGAGCTTGATCTGGTGTTGTCAGAAGCGAAATCGTTAGGTGTGACACCTCGCATGGGTTTGCGTATTCGCTTGGCTTCACAAGGTGCGGGCAAATGGCAATCGAGTGGTGGCGAAAAATCAAAATTCGGTTTATCCGCTAGCCAAGTGTTGACGGTGATTAATCGTTTAAAGGCAGAGGATCAACTTGAAACACTGCAATTGGTGCATTTCCACTTAGGCTCTCAGATGGCGAACATTCGTGATGTGCGTAATGGCGTGAGTGAAGCGGCACGTTTTTACTGTGAATTGCGTGATATTGGCGCTCAGTTGGAATACGTCGATGTTGGTGGGGGGTTGGCGGTGGACTACGATGGTACGCGTAGCCAATCACACAGCTCTATGAACTACGGATTAGCAGAATACGCACGCAATATCGTGTCAACCATTGGAGATATATGTCAATTATATAACCAACCAGAGCCGACTATTATCTCAGAATCAGGTCGTTCACTGACGGCGCACCACGCGGTATTGATCACCAATGTTATTGGTACGGAAAGTTATAAGCCGGAAGAAGTGACCGAGCTACAACCAGATGCGCCAACCTTGTTGCATAACATGTGGCGTAACTGGGAAATTTTGTCGCAAGGTACTGATGACCGTGCATTAATTGAAATCTATAAGGACACGCAAAGTGACTTAGCCGAAGCGCACAGCCAATTTGCGACCGGTGTGATTAATTTGCAGCATCGCGCTTGGGCTGAACAAGTGAGCTTGCGTATTTGCCATGAATTGCGCAACCAATTGAACAATAAGAACCGTTTCCACCGTCCAATTTTGGATGAGTTGAATGAGCGTTTGGCGGATAAGTTCTTCGTCAACTTCTCATTGTTCCAATCATTGCCTGATGCGTGGGGGATCGACCAAGTCTTCCCAGTGATGCCTTTGACGAATTTGAACCAAGTTGAGCAAACTCGCGCGGTCATGTTAGACATTACTTGTGATTCCGATGGCGTCGTTGATCAATACGTAGATGGTCAAGGCATTGAAACCACATTGCCGGTTCCTCGTTGGGATAAAGATACGCCGTACATGATGGGCTTTTTCTTAGTCGGCGCGTACCAAGAGATCCTTGGTGATATGCACAACTTGTTTGGTGATAGCCACTCTGTGGTCGTCAATGTGAATGAGCAAGGTGAGCCAGAAATCGTCTCTATCAATGAGGGTGACACCGTGGAAGACATGCTGCGTTATGTTCATATTGACGTTGAAAACATTCGTCAGAATTACCGTGAATTGGTGGCAAGTCGTGTCGAAAATGGTGAACAAGCGCAGATCTTGGCTGAATTAGAGCAGGGTTTGTCTGGTTACACGTACTTAGAAGACATCTAATCTTTTATTAAATTGAGATGGCGGTTTTGAGCTTAAACCAAGAGTCAAACTGCCATTTCATCTTGTAGTATTGAAAGGAATAACAATGAGCCAATTTGATGATCTGTTTACCAAACCAGATTACTCACTGTACTCAAACTCAATGAGCTTTGTGCGTCGTCCTATGGTGCAAAACCCAGTGACAGCAGAAGCGGATGTGGTGGTGTTAGGTGTGCCGTTTGATATGGCAACGTCGGGGCGTTCTGGCGCGCGCATGGGGCCGGATGCGATTCGTCGCGCTTCTGTGAATTTAGCGTGGGAAAGCAAGAAATTTCCGTGGAATTTCAATTTGTTCAAACACACTAACGTTGTCGATGCCGGTGATTTGGTGTTTGATTGCGGCGATGCGGAAGACTTAACTCAACGTTTGGAAGCAGCCGCAACAGAGATTCTCGACAGTGGTAAAACCTTGTTAAGTTTAGGGGGCGATCACTTCGTGACTTTGCCGTTGTTGCGCGCGCATGCCAAAAAATACGGCGAAATGGCACTCATTCATTTTGATGCGCACACTGATACTTACAGTAATGGCAGTCGCTACGATCATGGCACCATGTTTTATCATGCGCCCAAAGAAGGGCTGATCTCGCGTGAGCATTCCGTGCAAATTGGTATTCGTACCGAGTATAAACAACAAGGGCACGGTTTTAACGTCATTAATGCCATGGAAGCCAATGACTTGTCTGCTAATGACATCGTGAAGCGAATTAAAGCGATTGTCGGCGATAAGCCGGTTTATTTAACTTTTGATATTGACTGTTTAGATCCAGCATTTGCACCGGGCACAGGCACACCAGTATGTGGTGGCATGACTTCAGATAAAGTGCTGAAAATCATCCGCAGCTTGCAAGATATCAATTTAGTTGGCATGGATGTGGTGGAAGTGTCACCGGCTTACGATCAAAGTGATATTACTGCTCTGGCTGGTGCGACGATTGCGTTAGATTTGTTGTATTTGTGGACACAGCAGAACAAGCTAGGATAACGATTCTCGGTTTTCGGGCGCTTCGCTGCTAGTTTCTAGGAAAAGATAGAAAAAGATGCGTTCGAGAAACGAGAAACGAGAAAGGAGTCACGAGATACGAAGCTCGATCTTTATTAGACTAACGTTTGTTAAAGCGAAACCTTAACGGCTCGCAACAAGAAGCGCTCTCGGCTCACGCTTCAATCTTTCTCTTATATCGCTTTTCCATACTCACATTACCCAACAAGCCGCCTTGATGGATATACATCAGCGGCTTGTTGGGGTTTTCCTCTAGCCAAGGCTGTAAACATTGCCACATGTATGGGTCGTAAAGTAGATCAAATTCCACACCGGTTTGCAGGCTGAGTTCCAACCAAATTTGATAATCGGCAGGGTAGAGCTTGCCAAAATGATGCTTAGGTTTTAAGTATGTGTGTAATACCGTTGGATGTTCATCGCTTGAATTTAACTTTGGCACGAGCTCATCAAATTGCTCGATCAAATAGTCTTTGCCACCGACGCACGCGCAAGTCAGCACTTCAATGTTATGCGGGGCAAGGTATTTATTTAAAAAAAACGCGGTGGTGCCTGTGCCAGACGGTAGGGCGACAGTCAGGCTTTTCAGCTGTTGTTGTTGATACCAGTCGAGAATTTCTTGTGCCAGTTGCTTAATACCCATTTCGGCAATAGCACTACGTCCACCTTCCGGTACGCTCAAGCACGTTTCATCGGGTTTTCTAATCGATTGAATATAGTCATTAGGGTGAAGATCGTGACCTATCGATGCCATATCAATGATATTCGCACCAAGATTGAGCGCAGCTTGATAATTGCCCACCGGATTGTGTTTTAGCCAACTTGGAACATGTGACACATAAAACTCCAGTTGCCAGCCTTTTAATTTCGCTAATGCAGCAAGGCTATAAAGCGAGTTAGCTTGCTGAGAACCATAGCCAATGAGTGTAGTAACGTTGGGAAAATCACCCTCTAATAACGCCATGAATTTACGCGCTTTATTGCCGGAAAACTCAGGGTGAAGCAGGTCATCCCGTTTGAGATAAAAAGGATGACCGTTGAAGGAATGTTGCGTTACAGGGGTATCGGCTAGTTTCATTTTGATCTCTGTCATCCCGTACAGTGAGCGAAGCGAGTGAAGATACGGGATCTCCTACAGCGTGTTGAGACTCAATTGAGTGAGCCACGTATTGTGGGAGATCCTGAATCGCGTTCGTGCCTCACTTGTTCAGGATGACGCTGTTTACTTGGGCTCTTCGTTTCTCGAGGCTCGTCACTCAAACAGTGCTTTATATTTTCCAAGCAACGAGAAGCGTAGCGCCCGAAGTACGCGTTACGCTCCACAATTATCGTGCACGACTACCCGCCGGTTTACCTTTCGGCTTACCTTTAAAACCACCTGGCTTATTACTTTGCCCAGCAGGTTTACGGTTCGCTCCAGCCGGTTTTTTATTACCATTTCCGTTAGAACGATTACCTTGCGGGCGTTCACCACCTAAGCCTGGTTGACCTTTTGCGCCAGTATGTTTGGTCGCAAAGCGGTTGGCACCATGACGGCCAGATTTACGACGTTGTGCAGGCATTAGGGTATCAACCGCATTTTCTGCTGGCACTAAACAGCTGGGCTTATCACCAATTAAATGTTTCTTACCCATATTGATCAAGGCTTCACGGATTAATGGCCAGTTAGCTGGATCGTGATAACGTAATAACGCTTTATGTAGACGGCGTTGACGTTCACCTTTTGCCACTGGCACATTTTCACGCTGTTTATACTTTACACGTTTCAACGGGTTGGTTTCTGAGTAATACATGGAAGTCGCATTACACATTGGTGATGGGTAGAAGTTTTGTACCTGATCACATTCAAAATTGTTTGATTTTAACCATAGCGCCAAATTCAGCATGTCTTCATCTTCTGTACCAGGGTGAGCAGAAATGAAGTACGGAATTAAATATTGTTTTTTACCTGCTTCTGCGCTGTATTTTTCAAACATTTGCTTGAACTTGTCATACGTGCCCATGCCCGGCTTCATCATTTTATCCAATGGGCCTTTTTCTGTATGTTCTGGCGCAATCTTCAAATAGCCTCCAACATGGTGTGTTACCAGTTCTTTGACATATTCAGGGGATTCAATTGCCAGGTCGTAACGCACGCCAGAGGCAATCATCACTTTTTTGATGCCTGGAACTTTACGCGCCGCGCGGTATAAATCGATTGTGTGGCGATGATCGGTGTCGAGCTTGTTACAGATACCCGGGAATACACACGATGGGCGGCGACAGTTGGCTTCGGCTTTTGGATCGGAACAACCTAAACGGTACATGTTAGCGGTTGGGCCACCAAGATCGGAGATGGTGCCGGTAAAACCAGGTACTTTGTCGCGAATTTCTTCTAACTCATTCAAAATCGATTCTTGTGAACGGTTTTGAATAATACGACCTTCATGCTCGGTTATTGAACAGAATGAACAACCACCAAAGCAGCCTCGCATGATATTCACCGATGTTTTGATCATGTCGTAAGCTGGAATTTTGGCTTTGCCATACATAGGGTGTGGACGACGTGCATAAGGCAAACCGAACACAAAATCCATTTCTTCTGTTGAAAGTGGAATCGGGGCTTGGTTAACCCATAATTCACGGTCACCATGTTTTTGGATCAAAGCACGGCCAGAATATGGGTTGGTTTCCAAATGCATTACACGGCTAGCGTGGGCATATAAAATTCGGTCATTGCTGAGTTTTTCAAAAGGAGGCAAACGCACCGCGGTATGTTTTGCATCGTGGCGAGGCTTACGTTCAAGCTTGATAGACGCCGGTTGAATTTTAATCGCTTGCGCTGCGTTGTTGGCGGCATTTTCTGCTTGTTGATCTTTTGATTGTGTCTCGCAGTTGCTTTCCACTTCATACGGATTAATCGGCACAAAGACCGCTTTGCTTGGCTTTTCAATACGAGAAGAATCAATCACGGTATAGCCTTCAGGTACAGCAGGTAGATTAACCGCCGTGCCACGAATGTTAGTCATGTCACTGATTGATTCTTGGTTGGCAAGGCGATGGGCCACTTCAACCAAAGCACGTTCAGCGTTACCAAATAATAAAATGTCCGCTTTGGCATCGAATAAAACTGAGCGACGAACTTTGTCAGACCAATAATCGTAATGGGCAATACGACGCAGACTGGCTTCAATACCGCCTAGTACAATTGGCGTTTCTTTATAGGCTTCACGACAACGCTGCGAATACACTAATGTGGCACGATCTGGGCGCTTTCCGCCTTCATTGTTGGGCGTGTAAGCATCGTCATGACGCAATTTTTTATCCGCGGTATAGCGGTTAATCATTGAATCCATATTGCCCGAGGTAATGCCGAAGAATAGATTCGGTTTACCTAGCTTCATGAAATCGTCTTTATTGTCCCATTTTGGCTGCGCAATAATGCCAACACGGAAACCTTGCGCTTCTAATAAACGCCCGATGATGGCCATACCAAAACTTGGGTGGTCGACGTAAGCATCACCAGTGACGATGATGACATCACAACTGTCCCAACCGAGCGCATCCATTTCTTTACGGCTGGTGGGTAGGAATGGCGCAGGGCCAAAACACTCTGCCCAATATTTTGGATATTGGTTGATAGGCGTTGGCTTGCTAGTAAGTTGGATGTCGCTGTACATAAATTCACCTCAAATTTGGGATGCCAAAGTATACAGATATCAAACAAGATCGACTAGGATAAAAAGGAACTATTTTTTCTCTCATAGCTTTATAATTATAGGGGTTTAAACCGTTAGCCAAGGAGTTTTCATGTCGAAACAAGTTGCTGTAATCTTAGCCGGATGCGGCGTTTTTGATGGTTCGGAAATTAACGAAGTGGTGTTGACCTTGTTAGCACTGGAGCAACAAGGGGTTCAGTATCAATGTTTTGCCCCTGATATTGAGCAAACTCATGTACTTAACCATTTGTCAGGTGATGAGCAACAACAAACAAGGAATGTGTTGCAAGAAGCGGCGCGTATTGTACGTGGTAATGTGAAAGATATTGCGGAATTAGACGTTAACCAATTTGACGGGCTAATTATGACCGGTGGTTTTGGGGTGGCAAAAAACCTTTCTTCATTTGCGTTTAAAGGGGCGGAGTTAGATGTGCTGCCGTGCGTAAGTAAAACCATGAAAGCGTTTTACGGGGCAGGGAAAATCGGCGGTTACATGTGTATTGCGCCTGTTCTCTTACCAAAAGTGTTTGAAGGGGTGAAGTGTACCATTGGGCATGACGCCGATGTGGCCGGTGCCATTACGTCTATGGGCGGAGAACATATTGAAGCTAAAGTCGATCAGGTAGTGTTTGATGACAAATATAAGGTGGTCACCACTCCGGCTTATATGCTGGCTGAAAATATCATCCAAGCGAAATCAGGCATTGATAAGTTAGTTGCTAAGGTATGTGAAGCAATATAAACAGCTTCTATTGCCGTACTTTGATTCAACAAAACCCGACTTATGTTGGGTTTTGTTTTTTAGGAAAGTGAATCGGATCAGTAATCCAAGATTTTGGCGTGAGCATTTGCTAGAATATGCGCCTCTTTTCTTTGTCAATTTATGTGTCATGCTCATGTATTCCTACTTACTTAATGTTATTCCGCCGATGCTACTTGGTGCGCAATTTGTTTTATTAATGGTGTTGTTAAAAGGCGAGATTTGTCCGGGGCAGCGAGGCCGTATTCATAAACAATTGCCAGTGATTGCGTTGTTATGGTTAGCTATCAGCCCTTTATATTGGAAACTAGCGCTTATTGGAGTGTTGATCTTAGCGTTCTTTTCACAAGTTAAAGTGAGTAAAACCCGTGATTCAGGCCCAACCTGGTTGCTTAAAATAGCACTAGGTATAGCTGCCGCATTCAATATTTTCTTTATCCTTGGTAGTGAGCGACCGCAGGCATTATTCATTTTATTTAGCATTTTGTTCTTAGGGGCAGGACTCAGCCATATTTTGCTGACCTTTGCTCGTACTCGCTTACAAGCATTTCATCGTTTACTGCCTGTTGCTGGCATTATAGGCGCGATGCTGATCAGCCTTGCGGTGTTGTGGCAGACTCAACATTACAGCTTAAATTATTTGCATCAAATCGTGTGGTGGTTGGTGGCGTGTTTTGCTTTGATTTTATTGGGCATGGTTGGTTCTACTTGGCATATTTTCACTCAGCAAACCATCACTAAATGGAAGCCGGCCATGGGCTTTAGCTTTACCATTGTTGCCATGGTAGGCTTTGCGTCTCTTTTATTTTAGTCGCTAGTTGGGTAAGAACTTTTTACCCTTCATCACAGAAATTCACGGAAACTCGTTCTACTCTTATTAAAGGATTTCTTGGAAAGGAGTAGATGGATGGATTTAAGTAATATCAAACGTTGGGATAGCGTCATCTTACTCGGTATCGTCAACGAAAAGCTCAGACTGGAATGCGACAGCTTTGATGAACTCGTCACCATGTATGAAATGGATGTCGAAGATCTGGTCGGTAAACTGGATGTGCTTGGTTATCAATATGATCCGTTGACCAATCAGTTCAAGGCAAGGTGAGTTAACGGGGCTCGGAAGCTCGTTACTCGTGACTCGAAAAGATCCAGTCTCTAGCAACGAGAAGTGAAACGCTCTAGCAACGAGCCACGGTTATACTATCTTTATCCCTTCTAAATGACTTTGGCACTGCTGCTTGGCGGTGCTAAAGAACGCTTGTAAATAACGCTTATCTTTTTCTGCGTGCCTTGTTGCTGCAAATAGTCGTCGCCATAAGCCTTTTCCTAACGGTTTACTGGTAATTAATCCTTGGCGTGAAAACTCACTGATGGCCCAGTTGGGCAGGGCTGCAACGCCTAATCCGGCTGACACCATTTGTACCAGCATCAAGGTATTATCTGCTTGTTTCCACTTGGCTGGTTCAATGCCGGCGGGTTGTAAGAAGTGTTTCACCACATCTAAACGTTGCTTTTGCACCGGGTAAGACAACATGGTCTGTGTGGCCAAATCTTGTGGCTCTATACATTCTTTTTCAGCTAATGGGTGATTGGTCGCGGTGATTAAACGCATTTCAAAATCAAAGAGGGGTTCATAATGAACTTCAGAGCGAGGCTGAATATCCGACGTAATCACTAAATCTAGCTCACCGCCAACCAGTGCGGGAAGTGGTTCAAAGCCAAAGCCTGATGAGAAGTCGAGGGTCACGCTCGGCCAAGCGATTTGGTATTCCTTGAGCGCAGGCATTAACCATTGAAAGCATGAGTGACATTCGATTGCCATGTGCAAACGTCCATTCACATCTTCTTTTAAGCTCGCAATGTCATTTTCGGCTCTAGCAATTTTAGGCAATATATCATCGGCTAAACGAAGTAAGATTTCACCTTCTTGTGTGAACTTAATTGGGCGAGTTTTTCGTAAAAACAGCTTGCCACCAATGCGAGACTCAAGCTCTTTTAACTGGTGTGATAATGCCGATTGAGTGAGATGCAATGATGTGGCGGTCGCCGTCAGTGACCCCGTATCACGTAATACGCTCATTGTCCTTAAATGCTTTATCTCTATCATTATTCACCCTCATGATGAAAAATTTTCCTTTAGATTTCTTCATAAACTACGCCTGAAAATCCATTTTGTAAACGTCTAGACGTCTATTTTTAATGGTTAACTTTATTTGATTGAAATAATTTCATAATCAATGTGAATGAATAGACATTGCTAGTGTTGAATCAAGGCGTGATTATTTAGCCATCCAGAAGGATATAACTGAATTTTAATTAAGGTAGGGATGGTATGACACAACAGGCTAAAACAACGACTCATATTCTTGGTTATCCTCG comes from the Vibrio gangliei genome and includes:
- a CDS encoding mechanosensitive ion channel family protein gives rise to the protein MRKYLSFLLICLLSFSSFSFAQEDSAKSKPTEKVETLSQSEITQISDNMKVLADKARTLKGDRLAIVQLEIYNTNENLRKVLRAAVEQDDPDVEFLSHQLQLQTQYYQFYLSYVEKKLDTLQTDIEQASKEDRLLKQIPLNELRIAQANLYAEQYQNYAWLRKLGNDVQEPLSAFKDKLQELTQFTSAALNYSLTHRDSLQGQLEGLPTDQASQLKLEISYLQRDIDTYSKGLSRLADTADSLDIDTVQFRQKLFVATGDITHDILTWGVMKSTLISWFTQFKAWFMKSSPNMLLNVFMFVLIMAIARVFAQVVHHILKKAVKAPHLKLSNLMQQFILSMSVKIIFCVALLIALAQVGLDLTPVIAGLGVAGIIIGFALQDTLSNFASGMMLLIYRPFDEGDWINAAGVEGTVNDVSLVNTTIRTFDNEVLLVPNSKIWMEVIINRTYEKVRRVDMVFRVGYKESVPKVEKLFEDILAADERVLKTPAPIIRVSALDDSSVRFIVRPWVRTDDYVDVLWDTTREVKLRFDEHGIVFPYPQQDVHLHTSNAQDLSVSTKDKAE
- the speB gene encoding agmatinase, which gives rise to MSQFDDLFTKPDYSLYSNSMSFVRRPMVQNPVTAEADVVVLGVPFDMATSGRSGARMGPDAIRRASVNLAWESKKFPWNFNLFKHTNVVDAGDLVFDCGDAEDLTQRLEAAATEILDSGKTLLSLGGDHFVTLPLLRAHAKKYGEMALIHFDAHTDTYSNGSRYDHGTMFYHAPKEGLISREHSVQIGIRTEYKQQGHGFNVINAMEANDLSANDIVKRIKAIVGDKPVYLTFDIDCLDPAFAPGTGTPVCGGMTSDKVLKIIRSLQDINLVGMDVVEVSPAYDQSDITALAGATIALDLLYLWTQQNKLG
- a CDS encoding 1-aminocyclopropane-1-carboxylate deaminase/D-cysteine desulfhydrase, with protein sequence MKLADTPVTQHSFNGHPFYLKRDDLLHPEFSGNKARKFMALLEGDFPNVTTLIGYGSQQANSLYSLAALAKLKGWQLEFYVSHVPSWLKHNPVGNYQAALNLGANIIDMASIGHDLHPNDYIQSIRKPDETCLSVPEGGRSAIAEMGIKQLAQEILDWYQQQQLKSLTVALPSGTGTTAFFLNKYLAPHNIEVLTCACVGGKDYLIEQFDELVPKLNSSDEHPTVLHTYLKPKHHFGKLYPADYQIWLELSLQTGVEFDLLYDPYMWQCLQPWLEENPNKPLMYIHQGGLLGNVSMEKRYKRKIEA
- the speA gene encoding arginine decarboxylase gives rise to the protein MENSLNLEQIRANYNVRHWSQGFYGINDAGEMTVSPRPGQEDIQVPLSAIVKQMEARNLTLPALVRFPQILHQRVHNVCDAFNQAIEEYNYSNRYLLVYPIKVNQQKEVVDEILASQKELEQKQLGLEAGSKPELLAVLALAQQASSVIVCNGYKDREYIRLALIGEKLGHKVFIVLEKLSELDLVLSEAKSLGVTPRMGLRIRLASQGAGKWQSSGGEKSKFGLSASQVLTVINRLKAEDQLETLQLVHFHLGSQMANIRDVRNGVSEAARFYCELRDIGAQLEYVDVGGGLAVDYDGTRSQSHSSMNYGLAEYARNIVSTIGDICQLYNQPEPTIISESGRSLTAHHAVLITNVIGTESYKPEEVTELQPDAPTLLHNMWRNWEILSQGTDDRALIEIYKDTQSDLAEAHSQFATGVINLQHRAWAEQVSLRICHELRNQLNNKNRFHRPILDELNERLADKFFVNFSLFQSLPDAWGIDQVFPVMPLTNLNQVEQTRAVMLDITCDSDGVVDQYVDGQGIETTLPVPRWDKDTPYMMGFFLVGAYQEILGDMHNLFGDSHSVVVNVNEQGEPEIVSINEGDTVEDMLRYVHIDVENIRQNYRELVASRVENGEQAQILAELEQGLSGYTYLEDI
- the elbB gene encoding isoprenoid biosynthesis glyoxalase ElbB → MSKQVAVILAGCGVFDGSEINEVVLTLLALEQQGVQYQCFAPDIEQTHVLNHLSGDEQQQTRNVLQEAARIVRGNVKDIAELDVNQFDGLIMTGGFGVAKNLSSFAFKGAELDVLPCVSKTMKAFYGAGKIGGYMCIAPVLLPKVFEGVKCTIGHDADVAGAITSMGGEHIEAKVDQVVFDDKYKVVTTPAYMLAENIIQAKSGIDKLVAKVCEAI
- the metR gene encoding HTH-type transcriptional regulator MetR, producing the protein MIEIKHLRTMSVLRDTGSLTATATSLHLTQSALSHQLKELESRIGGKLFLRKTRPIKFTQEGEILLRLADDILPKIARAENDIASLKEDVNGRLHMAIECHSCFQWLMPALKEYQIAWPSVTLDFSSGFGFEPLPALVGGELDLVITSDIQPRSEVHYEPLFDFEMRLITATNHPLAEKECIEPQDLATQTMLSYPVQKQRLDVVKHFLQPAGIEPAKWKQADNTLMLVQMVSAGLGVAALPNWAISEFSRQGLITSKPLGKGLWRRLFAATRHAEKDKRYLQAFFSTAKQQCQSHLEGIKIV
- a CDS encoding DUF4250 domain-containing protein codes for the protein MDLSNIKRWDSVILLGIVNEKLRLECDSFDELVTMYEMDVEDLVGKLDVLGYQYDPLTNQFKAR
- a CDS encoding YgiQ family radical SAM protein produces the protein MYSDIQLTSKPTPINQYPKYWAECFGPAPFLPTSRKEMDALGWDSCDVIIVTGDAYVDHPSFGMAIIGRLLEAQGFRVGIIAQPKWDNKDDFMKLGKPNLFFGITSGNMDSMINRYTADKKLRHDDAYTPNNEGGKRPDRATLVYSQRCREAYKETPIVLGGIEASLRRIAHYDYWSDKVRRSVLFDAKADILLFGNAERALVEVAHRLANQESISDMTNIRGTAVNLPAVPEGYTVIDSSRIEKPSKAVFVPINPYEVESNCETQSKDQQAENAANNAAQAIKIQPASIKLERKPRHDAKHTAVRLPPFEKLSNDRILYAHASRVMHLETNPYSGRALIQKHGDRELWVNQAPIPLSTEEMDFVFGLPYARRPHPMYGKAKIPAYDMIKTSVNIMRGCFGGCSFCSITEHEGRIIQNRSQESILNELEEIRDKVPGFTGTISDLGGPTANMYRLGCSDPKAEANCRRPSCVFPGICNKLDTDHRHTIDLYRAARKVPGIKKVMIASGVRYDLAIESPEYVKELVTHHVGGYLKIAPEHTEKGPLDKMMKPGMGTYDKFKQMFEKYSAEAGKKQYLIPYFISAHPGTEDEDMLNLALWLKSNNFECDQVQNFYPSPMCNATSMYYSETNPLKRVKYKQRENVPVAKGERQRRLHKALLRYHDPANWPLIREALINMGKKHLIGDKPSCLVPAENAVDTLMPAQRRKSGRHGANRFATKHTGAKGQPGLGGERPQGNRSNGNGNKKPAGANRKPAGQSNKPGGFKGKPKGKPAGSRAR